A window of Silurus meridionalis isolate SWU-2019-XX chromosome 4, ASM1480568v1, whole genome shotgun sequence contains these coding sequences:
- the fzd8a gene encoding frizzled-8a has protein sequence MERYLSGIYLLLALLTLRRSSGATAKELSCQEIAVPLCKGIGYNYTYMPNQFNHDTQDEAGLEVHQFWPLVEIQCSADLRFFLCSMYTPICLEDYKKPLPPCRSVCERARAGCAPLMRQYGFPWPDRMRCELLPVQGTPDTLCMDYNRTDATTAAPVLPKPTGYPGRAHGGGRGASGGGHAKRKPVTQPCEAGCQCRAPMVRLSSERHPLYNRVKTGRTPNCAMPCHNPFFTPDERAFTAFWIGLWSVLCFVSTFATVATFLIDMERFKYPERPIIFLSACYMFVSVGYIVRLIAGHERVACSREHDVEHVHYETTGPALCTVVFLLIYFFGMASSIWWVILSLTWFLAAGMKWGNEAIASYSQYFHLAAWLIPSMKSIAVLALSSVDGDPVAGICYVGNQNLDNLRGFVLAPLLIYLCIGAMFLLAGFVSLFRIRSVIKQGGTKTDKLEKLMIRIGVFTVLYTVPAAVIVACYFYEQHNRQRWEAAHNCACALDRERDAERPDYAVFMLKYFMCLAVGITSGVWVWSGKTVESWRALCARCCRCRWAGKGASSSAYSDVSAGLTWRSGTASSVSCAKQMPLSRV, from the coding sequence ATGGAGCGCTACCTGTCGGGTATCTACCTGCTCCTGGCGCTCTTGACTCTGCGGCGGTCGAGCGGCGCCACGGCGAAGGAGCTGAGCTGCCAGGAGATCGCCGTGCCGCTGTGCAAGGGCATCGGATACAACTACACCTACATGCCGAACCAGTTCAACCACGACACGCAGGACGAGGCGGGCCTGGAGGTGCATCAGTTCTGGCCGCTGGTGGAGATCCAGTGCTCGGCGGATCTGCGTTTTTTCCTGTGCAGCATGTACACACCCATCTGTCTGGAGGACTACAAGAAGCCGCTGCCGCCGTGCCGCAGCGTGTGCGAGCGCGCCCGTGCCGGCTGCGCGCCCCTCATGCGCCAGTACGGCTTCCCGTGGCCCGACCGCATGCGCTGCGAGCTGCTGCCCGTGCAGGGCACCCCTGACACGCTGTGCATGGACTACAACCGGACGGACGCCACGACCGCCGCGCCGGTGCTGCCGAAACCCACAGGTTACCCCGGCAGGGCGCACGGAGGTGGCCGCGGTGCGAGCGGCGGAGGACACGCTAAGCGCAAGCCGGTGACGCAGCCGTGCGAGGCCGGGTGTCAGTGCCGCGCGCCCATGGTGCGTTTGAGCAGCGAGCGGCACCCGCTGTACAACCGCGTGAAAACGGGAAGGACCCCGAACTGCGCGATGCCCTGCCATAACCCGTTCTTTACCCCGGATGAGCGCGCTTTTACCGCCTTCTGGATCGGCTTGTGGTCGGTGCTGTGCTTCGTGAGCACCTTCGCCACCGTGGCCACGTTCCTGATCGACATGGAGCGATTCAAGTATCCAGAGCGCCCTATCATCTTCCTCTCCGCGTGCTACATGTTTGTGTCCGTGGGTTACATCGTGCGTCTAATCGCGGGCCACGAGCGGGTCGCCTGCAGCCGAGAACATGACGTGGAACACGTCCACTATGAAACCACCGGCCCTGCGCTGTGCACCGTGGTCTTCCTGCTGATCTACTTCTTCGGCATGGCCAGCTCCATATGGTGGGTGATCTTGTCTCTTACCTGGTTCTTGGCGGCGGGGATGAAGTGGGGAAACGAGGCTATTGCGAGCTATTCTCAGTACTTTCACCTGGCTGCGTGGCTCATCCCGAGCATGAAGTCTATAGCCGTCCTGGCACTGAGCTCTGTGGACGGCGATCCTGTTGCGGGCATCTGCTACGTGGGGAACCAGAACCTGGACAACCTGCGGGGTTTCGTGCTCGCCCCGCTGCTCATCTACCTGTGCATCGGAGCCATGTTTCTGCTGGCCGGGTTTGTGTCTCTGTTTCGCATCCGCAGTGTCATCAAGCAGGGTGGCACCAAAACGGACAAGCTTGAGAAACTCATGATCCGGATCGGGGTGTTCACGGTGCTCTACACGGTGCCCGCTGCCGTCATCGTGGCCTGTTACTTCTACGAACAGCACAACCGGCAGCGCTGGGAAGCAGCACACAACTGCGCCTGTGCCCTGGACCGCGAGCGAGACGCCGAGAGGCCTGACTACGCCGTGTTCATGCTCAAGTACTTCATGTGCCTGGCTGTGGGCATCACGTCGGGCGTGTGGGTCTGGTCAGGGAAGACTGTGGAGTCATGGCGGGCCTTGTGCGCACGCTGCTGTCGGTGCCGCTGGGCAGGGAAAGGTGCGAGCAGCTCGGCATACAGCGACGTGAGCGCAGGACTGACGTGGCGCTCAGGGACGGCCAGCTCGGTCTCCTGCGCCAAGCAGATGCCTTTGTCCCGGGTCTAG